From the genome of Leptotrichia sp. oral taxon 847:
TAAAGTATGAAGGAAAAGAAACGTCTAAATTTGAAGAATTAGCATATAAACTATTCTGTTCAGAATTTGAATGTGAAACAGGAATATTCAGATACCATAATCAAACTGGTATTGAAACAGAGCCAATAAATAAAAATGGAAAAAATTATGGTTTTCAAGCTAAATATTATACTACTTCAATTAGTTCAAATAAAACTGATATTATAAATTCAATAAAAAAAGCAAAATCAAAAAATCCTGCATTAAATATAATATATTTATATCTTAACAAAGAATTATCTGAAAGTTCTAAAATTAACCAAAAAAAACCAAGCTATCAAATGGAAATTGAAAAAGATGCTAAAAAACTGCAAATTGAAATTGTATGGAGAGTTCCAAGTAATTTAGAAATACAATTATCACTTCCAGAAAATAGGCACATTTATAATGAATTTTTTCATTTAGGAGAAATAATTGAAGATGAAAAATTAATTTCTCAGATTAAAAATTTAAACAATGAATACAAGAAACTTTTTTCTTCTTTGAAAGCAGGGTTAATAGAAAGAAAAGAAACATATGATTGTATAGAAAAAATAAAAAAAGATAATTCAATAATTATTCATGGAAAAGCAGGATATGGAAAAAGTGGTTGTACTATGGGAATAATAAATTATTGTGAAGAAAAAGAAATAGAATACATTGCTATAAAGTTAGATAAACGTATTCCTAATGGAAATTTATCAGATTGGAGCAAAAAATTAGGTTTTCCTTTAACTATACCAGAAGTAATCAATCAAATTTCATCTGATAAAAAAGCAGTTATTATATTAGATCAATTAGATGCTATACGATGGACAGAATCAAATTCTTATGAAGCAATTTCAATTTGTACAGAGTTGATAAATAAAGTAAAAAAATTGAATATAGACAGGGAACAAAAAATTTCTATTATTTTTGTATGTAGAACATATGATTTAGAAAATGATAATAATATCAAATTCTTATTCAATCAAAATAATGAAAATGAATTAAAATGGAAAAAAATAGAAGTAGAAAAATTAAGCAAAGAAGATACAAAAGAACTTGTGGGAGAAAAATATTTAAATTTTATTCCTAAATTAAAAGATTTATTAAGAATACCTAGTAATTTATATATTTGGGAACATTTAGATTTTAAAAAAGATGAGATACAGTATAATATTACAACAACAAAGGATTTAATCAAAAAATGGTTTGAACAATTACAAGATAAAGTTATGGAATCAGGATTCATAAAAACTGAAAAAATTGAAGAAGTTAAGAATATACTGATTAGTGATTTAGAAAAAAGTGGAAAATTATATTCTCAAAAAAGAAAATTTAATAGTGTTAAGGAAGGATTAAAATATCTGAATTCTGCTGGAATGTTAAATATTCAAGAAGATAAAGTGTCATTTTTTCATCAATCAATATTTGATTATTTTATATCAGAACTAATGATAGAAAAATTTGAGGAAGGATTAGATATAATAGAAATTATCGGAGATAAAGATAAGCAAACTCCAAACAGACGTTATCAAATTCAAATGTTTTTACAAACTTTATTAGAAGAAAACAGTGAAGAGTTTCTTGATTTTGGAGAAAAGTTACTTGACAATGATGGAGTAAGATATTATATAAAAAATTTATTTTATGAAATTTTAGGTCAGGTTTCAAAAGAAGAAATAGATGAAGTTATTTCAGAATATATTATTGAAAATTGTGAAAGAGAAGATATATTTAATGAAATAATATATGGTAGGAAACAATATATTTCTATATTGAGAGATAATCAAGTTTTAGATAAATGGTTTAATAATAATTTAAGTGAAAAAGAAAAAGTTTTCAAATTACTGCAAAGTCAGATATATTTTTATAATAATTTTGATATCAAAGATTTTGAATTTATTCAAAAATATAGTTTTAAAAATTTGGAAGACGACAAAAAAATTATAGAAACTATTCAGAAAGATAAAATGTATAATGAGATAGATAAAATATTTGATTTGAGAATTGAATTTTATAAAAAATACCCTGAATGGATTGATAGATATATAGATATTAAGGAAATACCGAAAAAAGAAGAAAGAATGATTATATTTTTAGAGTTATGCTTATCTAAGAAGAGGGAAATTGGTATTCAAATATTAGACGAATATCAGATTCAAAATATTTTTGAGTATTTTACTCAAAATGAAATAAAAAATGAAGAATTTATATTTGAAAAACTTTTGGAGAAAGTACCTGGATATAAGTATGAAGATATAAAATATAAAAATTGTGATTGGAATGGAAGTAATAAGAAATACACAATTGAAAGACTATGTTTAGAATTATTGAAAAGAGCAAGTATAAAGTTAGTTTTAAATAATGATTTTGATAAATTTTATTCATATTATGAAAAATATATTGGAAAAGATTTTGTATTATTTAATGAAATTATATTACATTCTTTTGAAGTTGCTGATGTGAAGTATAGTGATAAAATAATAAAGTATATATGTGAAAATTTTGAAGAAAATAAAATTTTTGATATAACAAGTGATTCAAATGATAAATTAAAAGTATTAAAAAATATTATAAAAAAACATTCTGAAAATTGTAATGAAGAATTATATTTAAAATTGGAAGATAAAATTTATTTTTACTGTGATCCATATTATAGAATACATTTGGAATACTACAGAAAAAATAAGAATAAAACTATAGTAGATTGTAATATAAAAATAAATGGTCAATTGCAGAAGGAATTATTTTCTTATCTGCCTTTAAATAGAAAAAGCAAAAAAATAGAAGATTTAGAAAAAGTATTGGAAAGAAAATTTTTAAATGATAAAATTACAAAGTTTAAAAAAGGAAATAATTTTTATGGAGGAACAGTTGTATCTCCGATAAAAAGCAAAGAAATAGGAGAAAAACAATGGTTAAAAATATTAACTAATAAAAAATTATATGATAAAAAATCACAAAAAAAAGTTGAAGAGGGATTTATTGAAAGTTCTTTAGAAATGTACACGATAGAATTTTCAAGAGCTGTATCAAGAAATCCACAAAAAATGATAGACTTAGTAATAAAAAACAAAAAGGATGTATTGAAAGAATTTATAGAACCATTATTTGATGGAGTTTCGAGAAGTGAGTATTTAAACAAACTTTCACAAAAAAAATTAGAGAAATTATTTTTAGAATTTCCTTGTGATTATAAAAGTCGAAGAGCTATTTATTTTTGTGATATTATTAGAGAAAGAAGTAATTTTAAATGGTCTAACAAAATATTAGAGCATTTAAAAGATATAGTGGTTAATCATAATGATTTTAAAAGTAGAGAATTAAACATATGGAGTTCAGGGAAAGAAAATATAAATAATATTGCCCCTGATAGCATTTTATTAAATTCAATTAATGGTTTAAGTGGAAGTTGGACAGGTGCCGTAAGTCAAATACTAAGAAATACTCCTGAATTATTTTATGAATTTAAAGATTTTATCGAAAAAATAATACAAAATGAAAATATAATAATAAATTTTTCTGTTTTTGAGATATTAAATATAACTTGTAATATTGAAAAAGAATGGACTTTAGAAAAAGTAATAAATTTATATGAAAAGGATATTAGATTGATAAATGGATATTATTCTTCAATAATGGATAAACTATACTATTCCAAATATAAAGAAAGATTTGTTAAAATAATAGAAAAATGTTACAATTCTCAATATAAAGACCTAATTAAAATAGGAGCAATATATATAGTAAACTCATATTTAATTTATGGTGATTTTAAAGATAAAATAGAAAAAATTTATTTAATAGACGGAGAAAAGCTGAACTATATTTTGGAAGAATTAATAAATAAGTTTGATAGTAGTATAAAATATAATAATGAAATAAAAGAAATAATACTAAAATTAAAAGAAAAAGAATTAAATTATTATTCTTTAGAAAAATTATTTAATCATAGAAAAATAGATTTATCAAGAGATAAGGAATTTTTATTAGAGCTTATGAAATTTAAAAATATTGATAAAATAATTCATTCTTTTTTAGAATATTTAGAGGAAAGAGCAGTTTCAATTTTAGATTATGCAGATATAATTATTAATTTATGTGAAAATATCTTAAGTAAAGATAAAAAATTATTACAATCTGAATTAATGATAATGTCAGATATTTCAAAACTCACAGTTAAGCTATATGATGAAACTTCAAATAGTAAATTAAATAAAAATAAAGAAATAGCTATGAAATGTTTAGATTTTTGGGATATAATGTACGAAAAAGGGTTAGTATATGCAAGAGAAGCAATAAAAGAGTTGATGAATAGATAATAAATCAAAAAAAGAAAGATTTTAGAAGTGCAAATTCAAAAGATAATGGAGTTTTTTGAAACTAATGATGAACTTACACGATTGGAATTAGAAAAACTTTTGAATGTAAAAGAAAGTCGTGCGAGAGATTTGTTAAGATATTTGGTGAAAAATAATATGTTACAAAAAATAGGAGCAACTAGAAATATCAGATATATAAAGACCGTCGGAAAAAATCAATCGCAAAAACCATCGGAAAAATGATATAAACAAATTGCTTCAAATACTTAAAGATAGGGATTTTTGAGAAAATATTATTAAATTCGATTGGTAAAAAAGGGTGTGTAAAAATTTTTGTGTAAACCTCTAAATAATATATGGTAAAATAACTGTATAATATTTGGAGGTTTTTGTTATGACTAAAAAGAAAATTGACAACGAAATTTTTAAAACACTGATTGAGGATTACAATATTAAAGATACTAATGATATTAAGGATATGCTTAAGGATTTGCTTTCGGGTACTATCCAAACCATGCTTGAAGCTGAAATTGAGCATGAACTGGGGTATGCTAAACATTCTATGAAAGATAAGACTACTTCTAATGCTAGAAATGGACATTCCAAGAAAACTGTTAGAAGTGAGTATGGCAATCTTGATTTAGATATTCCTAGAGATAGAAATGCTGAGTTTGAGCCTCAAATCATCCCTAAATATCAAAGAGAAATTACTGGCATTGAAGGACAGATTCTTTCTCTTTATGCTAAAGGAATGAGCAATAGAGATATCGAGGACCATCTCAATAATCTTTATGGAATTGATGTTTCGCCATCTATGATCAGTAAAATTACAGATAAAATTATACCTGAAATTAGGGAATGGCAGTCTAGACAGCTTGAGGATGTATACCCAATAGTTTTTATGGATGCTATCCATTACAGCGTAAGAAAAGATGGAGTTGTTGTTAAAAAGGCGGTATATTTAGCTATAGGAATAGATAAGGAAGGGCGAAAGGAGGTCTTAGGATTTTGGATAGGAGAAAATGAATCAAGCAAGTACTGGCTAAATGTTTTAAATGAATTAAAAAACAGAGGAGTTCAGGATATACTAATTATGTCTGTTGATAATTTAAAAGGGTTCAGCGAAGCAATATCTTCGGTGTTCCCTAAGACAGAAATTCAAAAATGTGTGGTTCATCAAATTAGAAACAGCATAAGATACATATCTTACAAAGATGTAAGGGAATTTACATCAGACTTAAAAGAAATGTACAATGCACCAACACTGGAACAGGCAGAGTTTAAACTGGATGAACTAGAAGAAAAATGGGGTAAAAAGTATATGGCAGTAATTAATTCCTGGAGAAGTAACTGGAATGAGTTGACAACATACTTTAAATATGATACAAAGATAAGAAAGCTGATATATACGACAAACCCGATAGAAAGCTTAAACAGACAATTAAGAAAGTATACGAAGACAAAATCACTTTATCCGACAGATGAAGCATTGATGAAGTCAGTATATTTAAGTTTAAAGGAAGCAACAAGGAAATGGACTGGAAGAATACCGGGCTGGGGAGAAATATATTCTCAGTTAAGTATTTATTTTGAAGGAAGGATTTAAAAACAGGATGATAAAAATACCATCCTGTACCATATATTATATTTTGAGTTTACACAAAATTCTGGACACTCTCGTAAAAAACCGTCGGAAAAAAATCAAGCAACGAAAATCACTAAGAAATCGTTGCTTAAAAATTATTAATTATTTTTTGTATTTTGATAATTTAATTTGTTATAAGACTGCAAAGTTTTTTGTTATCTGAAATACGATATAAATCCATTTTAGGTCTATTTTTTTTATCAAACGAATAAGATAGTTTGTAATTTGAAAAAACTTGTGTTTTGTCACTCAAGTTTGTAAAATAGATAGAATTTTCATTTTCTTTTACTTCGTAATCTAATTGTGAAAGTTCAAGCGAAACTTTTCCTGTTTTTAATGCTGCACGATTATCCAATATGCTAACTGAAATAGACGGCTTGCCGTTTTCATTCAAGAATTTTATATAAGTAAGTCCCTTAAAAGTTCTGTCAACAGAATGAGGACATCTCCAAACTTCAGAAGATATTTGGTCGATATTAGTGTCAGAAAAACTTAAACTGCAAATTAACAAAGAAAATAAAAATATAATTTTTTTCATAAAATCACTCCTAAATAATAAATTTTGCATATATTTTATAATATTTTTTTAGGAAAATCAATAATAAAAACTAATATTTATAATTTCACATATTTAGTATAATATAAAACAATAAAAATATCTAATATTTATAATTAACACTCAACCATTATTTTTAGTTATAATAAAAAGAAGGAGGCAAAAATAGAATTAAGAGTTTTAAAATATTTTTTAGTTGTAGCAACAGAAAGAAATATTTCTAATGCGGCGAAAATTCTTTATGTTTCACAGCCAGCACTTTCAAAGCAATTAAAAAATCTGGAAGAAGAGTTGGGTGTTATTCTTTTTAAAAGAGGGAATCGGAATATTACTTTAACAGAAGATGGTGTTTATTTTTTGACAAAAGCGAAAGAAATTTTATCATTGGTTGATACAACGGTCGCTAACTTGACACAAGAAGGTATTATTGGAGGAGAGATAAATATTGGTGCAGGTGAGAGTGCTCAAATGGGACATATTTTTAAGATTATTAATGATATGATGATTGATTATCCAAATATAAAAACAAATGTTACTAGTGGAAATGCAGACGAAATGCTTTTAAAACTGGATAATGGAACTTTAGATTTTGCAATTACATTTGGGTTTGTGGATAAAAGTAAATATGAGCATTTGAGTTTGCCCTGGTATGATAAATGGGGATTGCTTGTGAGAAAGGATAATTTTCTTGCAAAAAAAGACCATATTTTGTCCAAAGATTTAGAAAACATTCCTTTAATTATTTCAAATCAAACAAATATAGATAATTTTTTAGCTGGATGGATAGGAAAAAGTATAGAAAATTTTAATGTTGTAGGTACTTATAACTTACTTTATAATGCATCATTAATGGCAAAGAAAAATATTGGAAGTGTTCTATGTTTTGATGGAATAATAAATACGAGTGAAAGCAATTTGAAATTCATTCCATTAAAACCAGAGCTTGAAACAGAGATGAGCATTATTTGGAAAAAAAATCAAACTTTATCAAATGTTTCAAAAAAATTTTTAGAAAATTTGAAAATATACATTTCTAATTATAACTAAAAATTATAGTTATATATAGATTATAAGTATTTGAAATAGTAAAAAAAATGATGTACAATTCACTTGTGAAAAACGAAAGAAATAAAACATCAAAACAAAGGAATGTGATAGCAATGTTAAGAAAAAGATTATTAGTAACTGCAATATTAGGAATAACAAGTATAGGAGGAAATATTATGGCAATACCTACAATTAAACAAGTGAAAGATTCGAGTATAAAATTAGAACAAAAATGGGATAAAATTTTCCCGGAAAGTAATAAAGTTGAGCATACGAAAGTTATGTTTAAAAATCGTTATGGAATAACTCTGGTTGGAGATTTGTATGTTCCAAAAAATATTGGAAATCAAAAACTATCCGCAATAGCAATTTCAGGTCCATTTGAAGCAGTTAAAGAGCAATCATCAGGACTATATGCTCAAACATTGGCAGAAAGAGGATTTGTAACATTAGCGTTTGATGGTTCATATACTGGAGAAAGTGGAGGACAGCCAAGAAATGTTCCATCACCTGAAATTAACACGGAAGAC
Proteins encoded in this window:
- a CDS encoding glutamyl-tRNA amidotransferase, with the protein product MQIQKIMEFFETNDELTRLELEKLLNVKESRARDLLRYLVKNNMLQKIGATRNIRYIKTVGKNQSQKPSEK
- a CDS encoding IS256 family transposase codes for the protein MTKKKIDNEIFKTLIEDYNIKDTNDIKDMLKDLLSGTIQTMLEAEIEHELGYAKHSMKDKTTSNARNGHSKKTVRSEYGNLDLDIPRDRNAEFEPQIIPKYQREITGIEGQILSLYAKGMSNRDIEDHLNNLYGIDVSPSMISKITDKIIPEIREWQSRQLEDVYPIVFMDAIHYSVRKDGVVVKKAVYLAIGIDKEGRKEVLGFWIGENESSKYWLNVLNELKNRGVQDILIMSVDNLKGFSEAISSVFPKTEIQKCVVHQIRNSIRYISYKDVREFTSDLKEMYNAPTLEQAEFKLDELEEKWGKKYMAVINSWRSNWNELTTYFKYDTKIRKLIYTTNPIESLNRQLRKYTKTKSLYPTDEALMKSVYLSLKEATRKWTGRIPGWGEIYSQLSIYFEGRI
- a CDS encoding LysR family transcriptional regulator substrate-binding protein → MTKAKEILSLVDTTVANLTQEGIIGGEINIGAGESAQMGHIFKIINDMMIDYPNIKTNVTSGNADEMLLKLDNGTLDFAITFGFVDKSKYEHLSLPWYDKWGLLVRKDNFLAKKDHILSKDLENIPLIISNQTNIDNFLAGWIGKSIENFNVVGTYNLLYNASLMAKKNIGSVLCFDGIINTSESNLKFIPLKPELETEMSIIWKKNQTLSNVSKKFLENLKIYISNYN